In a genomic window of Aggregatimonas sangjinii:
- the carA gene encoding glutamine-hydrolyzing carbamoyl-phosphate synthase small subunit, translated as MKYQTRKKALILLADGTIFHGKSVGDKEGTAFGEVCFNTGTTGYQEIFTDPSYFGQLMVTTNAHIGNYGTAKEEVESESIKIAGLICRNFSYEYSRATADKSLLEFLEANDLLAISDVDTRALVSYIRDNGAMNAVISTEVDNISELKKQLAEVPSMEGLELASKVSTKEVYTVGDENADLKIAALDIGIKKNILRNLVKRGAFVKVFPYDASFADMAAFDPDGYFISNGPGDPEPLTAAIETAKQMIASGRPLFGICLGHQIIALANGVSTYKMHNGHRGINHPVLNLLSGKGEITSQNHGFAINREETEAHQDLEITHVHLNDKTVAGMRMKDAPVFSVQYHPEASPGPHDAEYLFDQFFDSIKKAVLI; from the coding sequence ATGAAATACCAAACAAGAAAAAAAGCGTTGATATTATTGGCGGATGGCACCATCTTTCATGGGAAATCTGTTGGGGACAAGGAAGGCACTGCTTTCGGAGAGGTCTGTTTTAATACCGGAACCACCGGATATCAGGAAATCTTTACCGATCCCTCGTATTTTGGGCAGCTCATGGTCACGACCAATGCCCATATCGGGAACTACGGTACCGCTAAAGAGGAGGTAGAGTCCGAATCCATAAAGATCGCGGGGCTGATCTGTAGAAATTTTAGTTATGAGTACTCTAGGGCCACGGCCGATAAGAGCCTTTTGGAATTTCTCGAAGCCAATGATCTTTTGGCTATCTCGGATGTTGATACCAGGGCCCTAGTGAGCTATATTCGTGATAATGGAGCAATGAACGCCGTAATTTCAACGGAGGTAGACAACATTTCGGAACTAAAGAAGCAACTCGCCGAGGTACCCAGTATGGAAGGTTTGGAGCTGGCATCGAAGGTATCAACTAAAGAGGTGTATACCGTGGGTGATGAAAACGCCGACTTAAAAATCGCGGCTTTGGATATCGGTATCAAAAAGAATATTCTCAGAAACCTTGTAAAAAGGGGTGCCTTTGTAAAGGTATTTCCGTACGACGCCTCCTTCGCCGATATGGCAGCATTCGATCCCGATGGGTATTTTATTTCGAACGGTCCTGGAGACCCGGAGCCTTTAACCGCAGCTATCGAAACGGCTAAGCAAATGATCGCCAGTGGAAGACCGCTTTTTGGAATTTGTCTAGGGCATCAAATCATCGCATTGGCGAACGGAGTATCTACCTATAAAATGCACAATGGGCACCGCGGAATCAATCATCCCGTCCTCAATCTGCTAAGCGGGAAAGGAGAAATTACATCCCAGAATCATGGTTTCGCCATCAATAGGGAAGAAACCGAGGCGCATCAAGATTTGGAAATCACCCATGTACACTTGAACGACAAAACCGTGGCTGGTATGCGTATGAAAGATGCTCCGGTTTTTTCGGTACAGTACCATCCAGAGGCAAGTCCGGGGCCACATGATGCCGAGTACCTCTTCGATCAGTTTTTCGATTCGATAAAGAAAGCGGTCTTAATTTAA
- the rplQ gene encoding 50S ribosomal protein L17 has protein sequence MRHGKKVNHLGRKKAHRKAMLANMACSLIEHKRINTTVAKAKALKVFVEPLITKSKAVNNQTAEKGTHNRRIVFKNLRDKYAVTELFGAVSEKVADRPGGYTRIIKLGTRLGDNADMAMIELVDFNELYNADKPKKKTTRRSRRGGGGAKTETPPVPAVDAKADAKKDVETKADDSEE, from the coding sequence ATGAGACACGGTAAGAAAGTCAATCATTTAGGAAGAAAAAAAGCCCACAGAAAGGCAATGTTGGCCAATATGGCTTGTTCCTTGATTGAGCACAAAAGAATCAATACCACAGTAGCCAAGGCGAAGGCCTTAAAGGTTTTTGTAGAGCCGTTGATTACCAAATCAAAAGCGGTGAACAATCAAACGGCCGAAAAAGGTACGCACAACCGGCGTATCGTCTTTAAAAATCTTAGGGATAAGTATGCGGTAACCGAGCTTTTCGGTGCGGTTTCAGAGAAGGTTGCCGATCGTCCGGGCGGGTATACGCGTATCATTAAGTTGGGAACGCGTTTAGGTGATAACGCCGATATGGCCATGATAGAATTGGTCGATTTCAACGAATTGTATAATGCCGATAAGCCCAAGAAGAAAACGACAAGAAGAAGTAGAAGAGGTGGTGGTGGAGCCAAAACGGAGACTCCTCCAGTTCCTGCGGTAGATGCCAAGGCAGACGCGAAGAAAGATGTTGAAACTAAAGCTGATGATTCAGAAGAGTAA
- a CDS encoding DNA-directed RNA polymerase subunit alpha: protein MALFNFQKPDKVIMIDSSDFKGKFEFRPLEPGYGLTVGNALRRVLLSALEGHAITSVRIDTVEHEFSVIPGVVEDVTEMILNLKQVRFKKQIEDSEAETVSISVSGKQQMTAGDFQKFISGYQVLNPDLVICNMDSKVNINMEITLDKGRGYVPAEENKKSGTPLGTISVDSIFTPVKNVKYSIENFRVEQKTDYEKLVFEIETDGSIHPKDALTEAAKVLIHHFMLFSDERITLEADEIAQTETYDEESLHMRQLLKTKLVDMDLSVRALNCLKAAEVDTLGDLVSFNKNDLMKFRNFGKKSLTELEELVINKGLSFGMDLSKYKLDKD from the coding sequence ATGGCATTATTTAATTTTCAGAAACCCGATAAAGTAATAATGATCGATTCCTCGGATTTCAAAGGCAAATTTGAATTCCGTCCTTTGGAACCTGGTTATGGACTGACTGTTGGGAACGCATTAAGAAGGGTATTGCTTTCAGCTTTGGAAGGTCACGCCATTACTTCTGTTAGAATAGATACCGTTGAGCACGAGTTCTCGGTAATTCCTGGCGTTGTAGAAGACGTAACTGAAATGATATTGAACTTGAAACAAGTACGTTTCAAGAAACAAATAGAGGATTCCGAAGCAGAGACTGTCTCTATCTCGGTAAGTGGCAAGCAACAGATGACTGCCGGTGATTTTCAGAAATTCATTTCTGGATATCAGGTATTGAATCCGGATTTGGTTATTTGTAACATGGATTCGAAGGTGAACATTAATATGGAAATTACCTTGGATAAAGGTCGTGGCTATGTTCCTGCTGAAGAAAACAAGAAATCAGGTACACCATTAGGGACCATTTCTGTCGATTCTATCTTTACGCCGGTAAAAAATGTAAAGTATAGCATCGAGAATTTCCGTGTTGAGCAAAAAACGGATTATGAAAAATTGGTTTTCGAAATCGAGACCGATGGTTCCATACATCCTAAAGATGCACTGACCGAAGCGGCTAAAGTATTGATACATCACTTTATGCTGTTCTCCGATGAGCGCATAACTCTGGAGGCGGATGAAATCGCTCAGACAGAGACTTATGATGAAGAGTCTTTGCACATGAGACAACTATTAAAGACCAAGTTGGTCGATATGGATTTGTCCGTTCGTGCGTTGAACTGTCTTAAAGCTGCCGAAGTAGATACTTTGGGGGATTTGGTTTCTTTCAACAAGAACGATTTGATGAAGTTCAGAAATTTCGGGAAAAAGTCATTGACCGAATTGGAAGAATTGGTCATCAACAAGGGTCTTAGCTTCGGTATGGATCTTTCAAAATATAAATTGGATAAAGATTAA
- the rpsD gene encoding 30S ribosomal protein S4, translated as MARYTGPTSKIARKFGEAIFGDDKAFEKKSYPPGQHGQTRRRGKQSEYSIQLMEKQKAKYTYGILEKQFRNVFANAKRKEGVTGEILLQLCECRLDNVVYRMGISNTRRGARQLVSHRHITVNGELVNIPSYSLKPGDVVGVREKSKSLQAIGDALAANSRVYEWITWNSDKMEGTFVAVPERSQIPENIKEQLIVELYSK; from the coding sequence ATGGCAAGATACACAGGACCAACTAGTAAAATCGCCCGTAAATTCGGAGAAGCGATTTTTGGTGATGACAAAGCTTTTGAGAAAAAGAGCTACCCACCAGGACAACACGGACAGACAAGACGCCGTGGTAAACAGTCCGAATACTCCATCCAATTGATGGAAAAACAAAAAGCAAAATATACATACGGTATTTTAGAAAAGCAGTTCCGAAATGTTTTTGCGAATGCAAAGCGTAAGGAAGGCGTAACAGGTGAAATCTTACTTCAACTATGCGAATGTAGATTAGACAATGTCGTATACCGCATGGGTATCTCCAATACAAGAAGAGGAGCAAGACAATTGGTTTCGCACAGACATATTACCGTAAACGGTGAGTTGGTGAACATTCCATCATATTCTTTAAAGCCCGGTGATGTTGTCGGTGTTCGAGAGAAATCCAAATCATTGCAGGCTATCGGCGATGCTTTAGCGGCCAATAGCAGAGTATACGAGTGGATTACCTGGAATTCGGATAAAATGGAAGGAACCTTCGTTGCGGTTCCGGAGCGATCTCAGATTCCAGAGAACATCAAAGAACAATTAATAGTAGAGCTTTACTCTAAATAA
- the rpsK gene encoding 30S ribosomal protein S11: protein MAKSSAKSTKKRKVIVESVGEAHVTASFNNIIISLTNKKGDVISWSSAGKMGFRGSKKNTPYAAQIAAEDCAKVAHEAGLRKVKVYVKGPGNGRESAIRSIHNSGIEVTEIIDVTPTPHNGCRPPKRRRV, encoded by the coding sequence ATGGCAAAGTCAAGTGCAAAATCAACTAAGAAACGTAAGGTAATCGTCGAATCGGTCGGTGAAGCCCACGTTACGGCATCGTTCAATAACATCATTATTTCACTTACCAATAAAAAGGGCGATGTAATCTCATGGTCCTCGGCGGGTAAAATGGGATTTAGGGGTTCTAAAAAGAACACTCCTTATGCTGCCCAGATTGCAGCTGAAGATTGTGCGAAAGTGGCTCATGAGGCAGGTCTTCGTAAGGTGAAGGTATATGTAAAAGGTCCCGGTAACGGTAGAGAGTCCGCAATTCGCTCTATTCATAATTCGGGTATCGAGGTGACTGAAATCATCGATGTTACGCCAACACCGCATAATGGCTGTAGACCTCCTAAAAGAAGAAGAGTTTAA
- the rpsM gene encoding 30S ribosomal protein S13, with protein sequence MARIAGIDIPKQKRGVIALTYIFGIGKSRAKEILAAAKVSEDTKVSEWSDDEIGRIREAVGSFTIEGELRSETQLNIKRLMDIGCYRGIRHRSGLPLRGQRTKNNSRTRKGKRKTVANKKKATK encoded by the coding sequence ATGGCAAGAATTGCAGGTATAGATATACCAAAACAGAAAAGAGGCGTAATCGCCCTGACCTATATTTTCGGAATAGGTAAGAGCCGTGCCAAAGAAATTTTAGCAGCTGCGAAGGTAAGCGAGGATACCAAAGTGTCTGAATGGAGCGATGATGAAATTGGTCGTATTCGTGAGGCGGTAGGTAGCTTTACCATTGAGGGTGAATTACGTTCGGAAACGCAATTGAACATTAAGCGATTAATGGATATTGGTTGTTACAGGGGAATTCGTCATAGATCCGGTCTTCCTTTGAGAGGACAGCGTACCAAAAACAACTCTAGGACTAGAAAAGGAAAAAGAAAAACGGTTGCCAACAAGAAGAAGGCAACCAAATAA
- the ykgO gene encoding type B 50S ribosomal protein L36: MKVRASVKKRSADCKIVRRKGRLYVINKKNPRFKQRQG, translated from the coding sequence GTGAAGGTAAGAGCATCAGTTAAGAAGAGAAGTGCCGACTGCAAGATTGTTCGCAGGAAGGGCAGATTATATGTGATCAACAAAAAGAATCCTAGATTTAAACAAAGACAAGGATAA
- the infA gene encoding translation initiation factor IF-1 encodes MAKQAAIEQDGSIIEALSNAMFRVELENGHVVTAHISGKMRMHYIKLLPGDKVKLEMSPYDLSKARITYRY; translated from the coding sequence ATGGCTAAACAAGCAGCAATAGAACAAGATGGTAGCATCATAGAGGCATTGTCAAATGCAATGTTCCGTGTTGAGTTGGAAAACGGGCATGTAGTTACAGCACACATCTCCGGAAAGATGCGTATGCATTATATTAAATTATTGCCAGGGGATAAGGTGAAGCTGGAAATGAGTCCGTATGATCTTTCCAAAGCTAGAATTACATACAGGTATTGA
- the secY gene encoding preprotein translocase subunit SecY, translated as MKKFIETISNIWKIEELRNRILITLGLLLVYRFGCQIVLPGIDSSQLAALESSTDQGIFGLLNAFTGGAFSNVSVFALGIMPYISASIVVQLMGIAIPYLQKLQKEGESGRKTINQITRWLTIGICIVQAPAYLYGLGAFGVQDSAFLLGKGLDFMIPAVIILVTGCVFAMWLGEKITDKGIGNGISLLIMIGIIATMPQSFVQEFVSRTTNNTGGLMFVLFEVIIWFLVILACVLLVMATRQIPVQYARRSASGGYEKNVMGSRQYIPLKLNASGVMPIIFAQAIMFVPGLIGSAFDDTAAGQWMQVNFADIFGWAYNLLFAILIIIFTYFYTAITVPTNKMADDLKRSGGFIPGIRPGKETGDFLDKIMSLITLPGSIFLAILAILPAFVVKLMGVQAGWALFYGGTSLLIMVGVAIDTVQQVNAYLLNRHYDGLMKTGKNRKVA; from the coding sequence ATGAAGAAATTTATTGAGACCATATCCAATATCTGGAAAATCGAAGAACTAAGGAATCGAATTTTGATTACCCTTGGGCTATTATTGGTTTACAGGTTTGGCTGTCAGATTGTATTGCCCGGAATTGATTCTTCGCAGTTGGCTGCTTTAGAATCAAGCACCGATCAGGGAATCTTTGGTCTTTTGAACGCATTTACGGGAGGAGCATTTTCAAATGTTTCCGTTTTTGCATTGGGAATCATGCCTTATATCTCGGCCTCGATCGTGGTTCAGTTAATGGGGATTGCGATTCCCTATTTGCAGAAATTGCAGAAAGAAGGGGAGAGCGGGCGAAAAACCATTAACCAGATTACACGATGGCTAACCATCGGTATTTGTATCGTTCAGGCTCCGGCTTATTTATATGGTTTGGGTGCTTTCGGTGTACAGGACAGCGCCTTCCTATTGGGTAAGGGATTGGATTTTATGATTCCCGCCGTGATTATCTTGGTAACCGGTTGTGTGTTCGCCATGTGGTTGGGAGAAAAAATTACGGATAAAGGTATTGGTAACGGTATTTCCTTATTGATTATGATTGGGATTATCGCGACTATGCCACAGTCGTTCGTTCAAGAATTCGTTTCAAGAACAACGAACAATACAGGCGGCTTGATGTTCGTCTTGTTCGAGGTAATTATATGGTTCTTGGTCATCTTGGCATGTGTGCTATTGGTTATGGCGACAAGACAGATTCCAGTACAGTACGCAAGAAGATCGGCCTCAGGTGGGTACGAGAAAAATGTAATGGGTTCAAGACAATATATACCCTTAAAGTTGAATGCTTCAGGGGTAATGCCTATAATTTTCGCACAGGCCATTATGTTCGTACCAGGACTCATTGGTAGTGCTTTTGACGATACCGCGGCTGGTCAGTGGATGCAAGTAAACTTCGCCGATATTTTCGGATGGGCCTACAACTTGTTGTTTGCGATATTGATCATCATATTCACGTATTTTTATACGGCCATAACGGTACCAACGAACAAAATGGCAGATGATTTGAAACGAAGTGGAGGTTTTATTCCCGGTATCAGACCAGGAAAGGAAACCGGCGATTTCTTAGATAAGATTATGTCTTTGATTACATTGCCAGGTTCCATATTTTTGGCGATTCTTGCGATACTGCCCGCCTTCGTGGTAAAATTAATGGGTGTACAGGCAGGATGGGCTTTGTTTTATGGTGGTACATCCCTTCTCATCATGGTCGGGGTTGCGATAGATACCGTTCAACAAGTGAACGCATATTTATTGAATCGTCATTATGATGGTTTAATGAAAACAGGAAAAAATAGGAAAGTAGCATAA
- the rplO gene encoding 50S ribosomal protein L15, translating to MNLSNLKPAKGAANKAGKVVGRGQGSGKGGTATRGHKGAKSRSGYSKKIGFEGGQMPLQRRVPKFGFTNINRKEYKGINLDALQALVDNKIVKDTVTFETLIENRLARKNDLVKILGGGELKASLKVSVHKFTASAKAAIEAAGGEALSL from the coding sequence ATGAATTTAAGTAATCTGAAACCAGCCAAAGGAGCTGCGAATAAGGCGGGAAAGGTAGTTGGTAGAGGCCAAGGTTCTGGAAAAGGTGGTACGGCCACTAGAGGACACAAAGGCGCAAAATCAAGATCTGGATATAGCAAGAAAATTGGATTTGAAGGAGGTCAGATGCCATTGCAACGTCGTGTTCCCAAGTTTGGTTTTACGAACATCAATCGAAAGGAGTACAAGGGAATCAACCTTGATGCGCTTCAGGCATTGGTAGATAACAAAATTGTAAAGGATACAGTGACTTTTGAAACCCTGATAGAAAACCGATTGGCTCGCAAGAACGACTTGGTAAAGATTCTTGGTGGCGGAGAGCTTAAGGCATCATTAAAGGTTTCAGTTCATAAATTTACTGCCTCTGCAAAAGCGGCTATTGAAGCTGCAGGAGGAGAAGCGTTAAGTTTATAA
- the rpmD gene encoding 50S ribosomal protein L30 — protein sequence MAKIKVKQVKSSIKKLGSQKKTLAALGLKRIGQEVVHEDTPNILGMINKVKHLVSTTEA from the coding sequence ATGGCAAAAATCAAGGTAAAGCAGGTAAAGAGCAGTATCAAAAAATTGGGTTCTCAAAAGAAAACCCTTGCTGCACTTGGCTTAAAGAGAATCGGACAAGAGGTGGTGCATGAAGATACACCGAACATTCTTGGGATGATAAATAAAGTTAAACATTTAGTTTCTACCACAGAAGCTTAA
- the rpsE gene encoding 30S ribosomal protein S5, with the protein MYQKYKNVETVKPGGLELKDKLVGVQRVTKVTKGGRAFGFSAIVVVGDEHGVVGHGLGKSKEVATAIAKAIEDGKKNLIRIPLNGHTLPHEQKGKFGGARVFIKPASHGTGVIAGGAVRAVLESVGVHDVLSKSQGSSNPHNVVKATFDALLQLRDAGTVARQRGVSLEKVFRG; encoded by the coding sequence ATGTACCAGAAATACAAAAATGTAGAGACCGTTAAGCCAGGAGGTCTAGAGCTTAAAGACAAATTGGTTGGCGTACAGCGTGTAACCAAAGTAACCAAGGGTGGTAGAGCGTTCGGCTTTTCTGCAATTGTTGTGGTGGGCGATGAGCACGGTGTTGTGGGTCATGGCTTGGGCAAATCAAAAGAGGTTGCCACCGCAATAGCCAAGGCGATCGAAGACGGTAAGAAGAACCTGATACGTATTCCGTTGAACGGGCATACGCTTCCACATGAGCAGAAAGGAAAATTTGGCGGGGCACGCGTTTTCATAAAGCCAGCCTCACATGGTACCGGGGTTATAGCCGGTGGAGCTGTTAGGGCGGTATTGGAATCAGTAGGGGTGCACGATGTATTGTCAAAATCACAAGGGTCTTCCAATCCCCACAATGTGGTCAAGGCGACTTTTGATGCACTATTACAGTTGAGGGATGCCGGTACAGTGGCACGCCAAAGAGGAGTATCGCTAGAGAAGGTTTTTAGAGGATAA
- the rplR gene encoding 50S ribosomal protein L18 — protein sequence MGLSKTQRKYRIRKRIRKVSIGTAERPRLSVFRSNSEIYAQIINDREGTTLLAVSSRDKDLAKEKGTKSEVAALVGKAIAEKAKKAGIDKVAFDRGGNLYHGRVKSLAEGAREAGLQF from the coding sequence ATGGGATTGTCAAAGACTCAAAGAAAGTATAGAATTAGAAAAAGAATCAGAAAGGTCTCTATCGGGACCGCTGAGCGACCAAGGTTATCCGTATTCAGGAGTAATAGCGAGATTTATGCTCAAATTATCAATGACCGTGAGGGCACTACGTTGTTAGCAGTTTCTTCCAGGGATAAGGACTTGGCGAAAGAAAAGGGAACCAAGTCAGAAGTTGCCGCATTGGTTGGGAAGGCTATTGCCGAGAAAGCCAAAAAAGCGGGAATCGATAAGGTGGCCTTCGATAGGGGAGGTAATCTATATCACGGTCGTGTAAAATCATTGGCCGAAGGCGCAAGGGAAGCAGGACTTCAATTCTAA
- the rplF gene encoding 50S ribosomal protein L6: MSRIGNNPIAIPEGVTIEVNDNVVNVKGKLGELSQEYSGVEIKIEDNQVWVTRPSDSKEHKSMHGLYRSLVLNMTEGVSKGWTKELELVGVGYRASHQGQKLDIALGFSHNIVLDIAPEVKVETVSEKGKNPIIKLSSFDKQLVGQVAAKIRSFRKPEPYKGKGVRFVGEQLRRKAGKSA; the protein is encoded by the coding sequence ATGTCTAGAATAGGTAATAATCCAATTGCGATACCAGAAGGGGTAACCATCGAGGTTAACGATAATGTGGTAAACGTAAAAGGTAAATTAGGCGAGCTTTCCCAAGAATATTCGGGAGTCGAGATCAAGATCGAGGATAATCAAGTATGGGTAACAAGACCTTCGGATTCAAAAGAACACAAGTCCATGCACGGTCTTTACCGTTCCCTGGTATTGAATATGACCGAAGGAGTATCCAAAGGATGGACCAAGGAATTGGAATTGGTAGGTGTGGGTTATCGTGCTAGCCATCAAGGTCAAAAGCTTGATATCGCCCTTGGTTTTTCACATAATATCGTTTTGGATATTGCTCCAGAGGTGAAAGTAGAGACGGTTTCTGAAAAAGGAAAGAATCCTATTATCAAATTGTCTTCTTTCGATAAGCAGTTGGTTGGCCAAGTTGCAGCCAAGATTCGGTCATTCCGCAAGCCGGAACCTTACAAAGGAAAAGGTGTAAGATTCGTTGGTGAACAATTGAGAAGAAAAGCAGGTAAATCAGCTTAA
- the rpsH gene encoding 30S ribosomal protein S8, whose product MVTDTIADYLTRIRNANMAGHRVVEIPASNVKKEMTKILFDQGYILSYKFLEDKVQGTIKIALKYDKVTKEPVIRKLQRVSKPGLRKYTGSETLPRVLNGLGIAIVSTSHGVMTSKQAKRENVGGEVLCYVY is encoded by the coding sequence ATGGTTACAGATACTATTGCAGATTATTTAACACGGATCAGAAACGCCAATATGGCGGGACATAGGGTTGTTGAAATCCCAGCATCCAATGTTAAAAAGGAAATGACGAAAATATTGTTCGATCAAGGGTACATCTTGAGTTACAAATTTTTGGAGGATAAAGTGCAAGGAACGATTAAAATCGCCTTGAAATACGATAAAGTAACCAAAGAGCCCGTAATCAGAAAGCTTCAAAGGGTGAGTAAGCCCGGACTACGAAAGTATACCGGTTCCGAAACCTTGCCACGAGTGCTAAATGGTTTGGGTATTGCGATCGTTTCTACCTCTCACGGGGTGATGACCAGCAAACAGGCCAAAAGAGAGAATGTTGGCGGTGAAGTATTGTGTTACGTTTACTAA
- the rpsN gene encoding 30S ribosomal protein S14, which yields MAKESMKARERKRARTVAKYAEKRKALKEAGDYEGLQKLPKNASPVRMHNRCKLTGRPKGYMRTFGISRVKFREMANQGLIPGVRKASW from the coding sequence ATGGCTAAGGAATCAATGAAGGCTCGCGAGCGTAAAAGAGCTAGAACCGTTGCAAAATATGCTGAGAAGCGGAAAGCCTTGAAAGAGGCCGGCGATTACGAAGGTTTGCAAAAATTACCTAAAAATGCCTCTCCTGTTCGTATGCACAACAGATGTAAATTGACCGGTAGGCCAAAGGGATATATGAGGACATTCGGTATATCAAGGGTCAAATTCAGGGAAATGGCCAATCAAGGTTTGATTCCCGGTGTTAGAAAGGCGAGTTGGTAA
- the rplE gene encoding 50S ribosomal protein L5 encodes MAYVSRLKLEYQDRIVKSLIKEYSYKNVMQVPKLKKIVVSRGVGAAVADKKLIDHAVEELTMITGQRAIPTMSKKDVAAFKLRKGMPIGAKVTLRGERMYEFLDRLVTSALPRVRDFQGIKATGFDGRGNYSLGVTEQIIFPEINIDKINRINGMDITFVTSADTDKEAKSLLTELGLPFKKK; translated from the coding sequence ATGGCATACGTATCAAGATTAAAGTTAGAATACCAAGACCGTATCGTAAAGTCGCTTATCAAGGAATACAGTTACAAAAATGTAATGCAGGTTCCCAAGTTGAAGAAGATAGTGGTAAGTAGGGGTGTAGGAGCGGCAGTGGCCGATAAGAAATTGATCGACCATGCTGTTGAGGAGTTGACGATGATCACAGGTCAGCGTGCTATACCCACCATGTCTAAAAAAGATGTTGCGGCCTTCAAATTAAGAAAAGGAATGCCGATCGGTGCAAAGGTAACTCTTCGTGGGGAGCGTATGTATGAGTTCTTGGATAGGTTAGTGACCAGTGCTTTGCCACGGGTTCGGGATTTTCAAGGAATCAAAGCCACAGGTTTTGACGGACGAGGAAATTACAGTCTTGGGGTAACTGAGCAGATTATTTTTCCGGAAATCAATATCGACAAAATCAATAGGATAAACGGTATGGATATTACGTTCGTAACATCCGCTGACACCGATAAGGAAGCAAAATCATTATTAACGGAATTGGGATTACCCTTTAAAAAGAAGTAA
- the rplX gene encoding 50S ribosomal protein L24: MSKLKIKTGDTVRIIAGDHKGVEGKVMKVFVEKNKAIVEGANMVSKHEKPSAKNPQGGIVKKEAPLHISNLALIDSKSGDTTRVGFEIRDGKKVRYSKKSNEVI; this comes from the coding sequence ATGAGCAAATTAAAGATAAAAACGGGAGATACCGTAAGAATCATAGCCGGAGACCATAAAGGTGTTGAAGGGAAGGTGATGAAAGTATTTGTCGAGAAGAATAAGGCTATTGTCGAGGGCGCCAATATGGTGTCTAAACATGAAAAGCCGAGTGCCAAAAATCCGCAAGGAGGCATTGTAAAGAAAGAAGCGCCACTTCACATTTCAAATTTGGCCCTTATAGATTCCAAGTCGGGAGATACCACCCGTGTTGGTTTTGAAATTAGGGACGGAAAAAAAGTGCGCTACTCCAAGAAATCCAATGAAGTAATTTAG
- the rplN gene encoding 50S ribosomal protein L14, translated as MLQQESRLKVADNTGAKEVLTIRVLGGTKRRYASIGDKIVVTVKEATPNGGIKKGAVSTAVVVRTKKEVRRPDGSYIRFDDNACVLLNPTGEMRGTRVFGPVARELRDKQFMKIVSLAPEVL; from the coding sequence ATGTTACAGCAGGAATCTAGACTTAAGGTTGCGGATAACACAGGTGCGAAGGAGGTTTTGACCATTCGAGTACTCGGTGGTACGAAAAGAAGATACGCGTCTATCGGCGATAAGATCGTTGTTACCGTAAAGGAAGCTACCCCTAATGGTGGTATTAAAAAAGGAGCGGTTTCTACGGCAGTAGTGGTTCGTACCAAAAAGGAAGTAAGGCGACCTGATGGTTCTTACATACGATTTGACGATAACGCTTGTGTGCTCTTGAACCCTACCGGGGAGATGAGAGGAACCCGTGTTTTCGGTCCTGTTGCCAGAGAACTTCGTGACAAGCAGTTCATGAAAATCGTATCATTGGCCCCTGAGGTACTATAA
- the rpsQ gene encoding 30S ribosomal protein S17: MEDKRNLRKERVGVVTSDKMEKSIVVAEVKRVKHPMYGKFVLKTKKYVAHDEMNDCKEGDTVKIMETRPMSKTKCWRLVEILERAK, translated from the coding sequence ATGGAAGATAAAAGAAATTTAAGAAAAGAAAGAGTTGGTGTTGTAACCAGTGACAAAATGGAGAAATCCATTGTAGTTGCAGAGGTGAAACGAGTAAAGCACCCCATGTACGGTAAATTCGTTTTGAAAACGAAGAAGTACGTTGCCCACGACGAAATGAATGATTGTAAGGAAGGTGATACCGTTAAGATAATGGAGACCCGACCAATGAGCAAGACCAAGTGTTGGAGGTTAGTAGAAATCTTAGAAAGAGCTAAATAA